The following proteins are co-located in the Microbacterium sp. Clip185 genome:
- a CDS encoding FUSC family protein gives MTVPPGGVDTTSVSTRLRERFDPRPALHRAVTDLPAIAQLTAAAMGAYVFSLFVLGHSAPVLAGTVAVSSLGLVRDARPRRVAETVAGMLLGIVISEILLRLVGPGWWQLGITLAVVVFVARALSPQPGFAIAAAIQGLIVLLFPMAPTEASWSRLADGAVGGVAALLVTALVPRNPRAEVLREARALFGAIDDAIATLIRALEEGDRARAERALEKARALDPLVRAWQESLDSAVAVARISPFLRRRRAELDRYRRVMTATDLAVRNLRVVARRSGYLLDDGAPRPIPADLLRSLARALALVGESLDDIAQQIPAREAARSIARHLDPAQLAPGASAGEHSVISALRPFAVDLLVATGLGEDEARAAMPRI, from the coding sequence GTGACCGTGCCCCCGGGCGGCGTCGACACCACGAGCGTGTCGACGCGGCTGCGAGAGCGCTTCGATCCGAGGCCCGCCCTGCACCGGGCCGTCACCGACCTGCCCGCCATCGCCCAGCTGACGGCGGCGGCGATGGGCGCCTACGTCTTCTCGTTGTTCGTGCTCGGGCACTCCGCTCCTGTGCTCGCCGGAACCGTTGCGGTGTCGAGTCTGGGCCTGGTGCGCGACGCCCGGCCGCGGCGCGTGGCCGAGACGGTGGCCGGGATGCTGCTCGGCATCGTCATCTCCGAGATCCTGCTGCGCCTGGTGGGCCCTGGGTGGTGGCAGCTCGGCATCACGCTCGCCGTCGTCGTGTTCGTCGCCAGGGCGCTCTCCCCTCAGCCCGGCTTCGCCATCGCTGCCGCGATCCAGGGGCTCATCGTCCTGCTCTTTCCGATGGCGCCGACGGAGGCGTCGTGGAGCCGGCTGGCGGACGGCGCGGTCGGCGGCGTCGCGGCGCTCCTGGTGACAGCCCTCGTGCCCCGCAACCCTCGCGCGGAGGTGCTGCGCGAAGCGCGGGCGCTCTTCGGGGCGATCGATGACGCGATCGCGACCCTCATCCGTGCGCTCGAGGAGGGAGACCGCGCGCGGGCGGAGCGCGCTCTCGAGAAGGCCCGGGCGCTCGATCCGCTCGTGCGCGCGTGGCAGGAATCGCTCGACTCTGCCGTCGCGGTCGCGCGCATCTCGCCGTTCCTGCGCAGACGCCGCGCCGAGCTCGACCGATACAGACGTGTCATGACGGCCACCGACCTCGCGGTGCGCAACCTCCGCGTCGTAGCCCGTCGATCCGGCTATCTCCTCGACGACGGCGCGCCCCGCCCCATCCCCGCCGACCTGCTGCGCTCGCTGGCGCGGGCCCTCGCCCTCGTGGGGGAGTCGCTCGACGACATCGCGCAGCAGATCCCCGCACGCGAGGCAGCCCGCTCCATCGCGCGCCACCTGGATCCGGCACAGCTCGCGCCGGGCGCCTCGGCGGGCGAGCACAGCGTCATCTCCGCCTTGCGGCCGTTCGCGGTCGATCTGCTCGTGGCGACCGGCCTCGGCGAAGATGAGGCGCGAGCCGCCATGCCCCGCATCTGA
- a CDS encoding phosphoglyceromutase, with protein MTTPHTLILLRHGQSQWNELNLFTGWVDVRLTDQGKAEAARGGELLAEAGLLPDVVHTSLLSRAIQTANLALDAADRLWIPVKRTWRLNERHYGALQGKDKAETLAEFGQEQFMLWRRSFDVPPPPLDDASEFSQVNDPRYAGIDGEVPRTESLKLVIDRLLPYWSESIVPDLTAGKTVLVAAHGNSLRGLVKHLEGISDDDIAELNIPTGIPLVYRLDENLQALGKGEYLDPEAAAAGAAAVANQGK; from the coding sequence ATGACCACCCCTCACACCCTGATCCTGCTGCGCCACGGCCAAAGCCAGTGGAACGAGCTCAACCTCTTCACCGGATGGGTCGACGTACGCCTGACCGACCAGGGCAAGGCTGAGGCCGCCCGCGGCGGCGAGCTGCTCGCCGAGGCGGGCCTGCTGCCCGACGTCGTCCACACCTCGCTTCTGAGCCGGGCGATCCAGACCGCGAACCTCGCGCTCGACGCCGCCGACCGTCTGTGGATCCCCGTCAAGCGCACCTGGCGTCTCAACGAACGCCACTACGGTGCGCTGCAGGGCAAGGACAAGGCCGAGACCCTCGCCGAGTTCGGCCAGGAGCAGTTCATGCTGTGGCGTCGTTCCTTCGACGTTCCGCCGCCGCCGCTCGATGACGCATCCGAGTTCAGCCAGGTCAACGACCCGCGCTACGCCGGGATCGACGGCGAGGTGCCGCGCACCGAGTCGCTCAAGCTCGTGATCGATCGACTTCTGCCCTACTGGAGTGAGTCCATCGTCCCCGACCTGACGGCCGGCAAGACCGTGCTCGTCGCCGCCCACGGCAACTCGCTGCGCGGGCTCGTGAAGCACCTCGAGGGCATCAGCGACGACGACATCGCGGAGCTCAACATCCCCACCGGAATCCCGCTGGTGTACCGCCTCGACGAGAACCTGCAGGCGCTGGGCAAGGGCGAGTACCTCGACCCGGAAGCTGCCGCAGCGGGCGCTGCCGCCGTCGCGAACCAGGGCAAGTAA
- a CDS encoding class I SAM-dependent methyltransferase → MSPTPSGRITRGTTGTNRLRRVDRWIARHRSLRTAEAEPLVVDLGFGASGVTALELEARLHRIRPDVRVCGLEIDPARVARARAQLESVREGATIFRPDARVGFDRGGFEVPVPERPRIIRAFNVLRQYDEDEVPAAWERMTSRLDAGGILVEGTCDELGRISTWVEIGPDALPRTLTISLRLTGLELPSIAAERLPKALIHRNVPGEGVHELLRALDAEWTRAAPLATFSPAQRWQAALTALVAGGWPLRQRARWRLGELTVPWERVAPR, encoded by the coding sequence ATGAGTCCTACGCCATCGGGTCGCATCACCCGAGGCACGACGGGGACCAACCGCCTCCGCCGCGTGGACCGGTGGATCGCCCGCCACCGGTCGCTGCGCACCGCGGAGGCGGAACCGCTCGTCGTCGATCTGGGCTTCGGGGCGAGCGGGGTCACCGCTCTGGAGCTCGAGGCGAGGCTGCACCGCATCCGACCGGATGTGCGCGTGTGCGGGCTGGAGATCGATCCCGCACGCGTGGCTCGGGCGCGTGCGCAGCTGGAAAGCGTGCGCGAGGGAGCCACGATCTTCCGCCCCGACGCGCGGGTGGGGTTCGACCGCGGCGGTTTCGAGGTCCCGGTGCCGGAGCGGCCGCGCATCATCCGAGCGTTCAATGTGCTCCGCCAGTACGACGAGGACGAGGTTCCGGCGGCGTGGGAGCGCATGACGTCGCGCTTGGATGCGGGCGGGATCCTCGTCGAGGGGACGTGCGATGAGCTCGGGCGCATCAGCACGTGGGTCGAGATCGGGCCCGACGCCCTCCCGCGCACGCTGACGATCTCGCTGCGGCTGACCGGCCTGGAGCTTCCCTCGATCGCGGCGGAGCGTCTGCCGAAGGCGCTGATCCACCGCAATGTGCCGGGTGAGGGCGTGCACGAGCTGCTGCGCGCGCTGGATGCGGAGTGGACGCGCGCGGCTCCCCTGGCGACGTTCTCCCCCGCGCAGCGGTGGCAGGCGGCGCTCACTGCGCTCGTGGCGGGCGGGTGGCCGCTGCGGCAGCGTGCGCGGTGGCGTCTGGGCGAGCTGACGGTGCCGTGGGAGCGGGTGGCGCCCCGCTGA
- a CDS encoding RNA degradosome polyphosphate kinase translates to MISDVMLDAGLGDADDDDFDVTDGGDTELPEARYLDRELSWLAFNQRVLELAEDPTVPTLERANFLAIFGSNLDEFFMVRVAGLKRRIITGLAVPTNIGRAAQDVLADISRDAHALQLRHAEAWQQLVRPALAESGIAVIGWDDLDGDDRTRLSDYFQSQVFPVLMPLAVDPAHPFPYISGLSLNLAIRIRNAKTGRQEFARLKVPPMLPRFVEVSRDGERVRYLALEDLIANHLSDLFPGMEILDHHAFRLTRNEDMVIEEDETENLIQALEAELMRRRFGPPIRLEITDDMDELTLDLLIKELDITEQEVYRLPGPLDLRGLFDLSRIDRPDLHYPPHVPTTAVAFQPGDNNERADIFAAIRKGDVLVHHPYESFATSVQAFLEQAAKDPHVLAIKQTLYRTSGDSPIVQALIDAAEAGKQVLALVEVKARFDEANNIVWARKLEKAGVHVVYGLVGLKTHCKLALVIREENGVLRSYCHVGTGNYNPKTSRIYEDFGLFTASDEVGRDLTRLFNELSGYAIEKKFKRLLVAPLHLRKGLVRLIERERKHALDGKSSGIRIKVNSMVDEQIIDALYRASRAGVPVEIWVRGICSIRPGVEGLSENITVRSILGRYLEHSRIFAFDNDGDPETYIGSADMMHRNLDRRVEALVRITAPAQIAELSELFSLAMSERTSSWWLAGDGTWTRHSTDAEDKALVDLQDKTMFQVQRRRRSRAVR, encoded by the coding sequence ATGATCTCCGACGTGATGCTCGATGCGGGCCTGGGCGATGCCGACGACGACGACTTCGACGTCACCGACGGCGGTGACACAGAACTGCCCGAGGCGCGCTATCTCGATCGCGAACTGAGCTGGCTGGCATTCAACCAGCGCGTCCTGGAGCTCGCGGAGGACCCGACGGTCCCGACGCTGGAGCGCGCGAACTTCCTCGCCATCTTCGGCAGCAACCTCGACGAGTTCTTCATGGTGCGCGTCGCGGGGCTCAAGCGCCGCATCATCACGGGTCTGGCCGTGCCGACCAACATCGGCCGCGCAGCGCAAGACGTCCTCGCCGACATCTCGCGCGACGCCCACGCCCTCCAGCTGCGTCACGCCGAGGCATGGCAGCAGCTCGTGCGCCCCGCCCTCGCGGAGTCCGGCATCGCGGTGATCGGTTGGGACGACCTCGACGGCGACGACCGCACGCGCCTGTCGGACTACTTCCAGTCGCAGGTGTTCCCGGTGCTCATGCCTCTCGCGGTGGATCCTGCGCACCCCTTCCCCTACATCTCGGGCCTCTCGCTGAACCTCGCCATCCGCATCCGCAATGCGAAGACCGGCCGCCAGGAGTTCGCGCGCCTGAAGGTGCCGCCCATGCTGCCCCGGTTCGTCGAGGTCTCGCGCGACGGCGAGCGCGTGCGCTACCTCGCTCTCGAAGACCTCATCGCCAACCACCTCTCCGACCTGTTCCCGGGCATGGAGATCCTCGACCACCACGCCTTCCGCCTCACCCGCAACGAAGACATGGTCATCGAAGAGGACGAGACCGAGAACCTCATCCAAGCGCTCGAGGCGGAGCTCATGCGCCGACGCTTCGGGCCGCCGATCCGCCTCGAGATCACCGACGACATGGACGAGCTCACCCTCGATCTGCTGATCAAGGAGCTCGACATCACCGAGCAGGAGGTCTACCGCCTGCCCGGACCGCTGGATCTGCGAGGGCTCTTCGATCTGTCGCGCATCGACCGCCCCGATCTGCATTACCCGCCGCACGTCCCCACGACCGCGGTGGCGTTCCAGCCCGGTGACAACAACGAGCGCGCCGACATCTTCGCCGCCATCCGCAAGGGCGACGTTCTCGTGCACCACCCGTACGAGTCCTTCGCCACCAGCGTGCAGGCCTTCCTCGAGCAGGCGGCGAAAGACCCGCACGTGCTGGCGATCAAGCAGACGCTGTACCGCACCTCGGGCGACAGCCCCATCGTGCAGGCGCTGATCGACGCCGCCGAGGCCGGCAAGCAGGTGCTGGCGCTCGTCGAGGTCAAGGCGCGCTTCGACGAGGCGAACAACATCGTTTGGGCCCGCAAGCTCGAGAAGGCCGGCGTGCACGTCGTCTACGGTCTCGTCGGGCTGAAGACGCACTGCAAACTCGCCCTCGTCATCCGCGAGGAGAACGGCGTGCTGCGCAGCTACTGCCACGTCGGCACCGGCAACTACAACCCGAAGACCAGCCGGATCTACGAGGACTTCGGCCTGTTCACCGCGAGTGACGAGGTCGGCCGCGACCTCACCCGCCTGTTCAACGAGTTGAGCGGGTACGCGATCGAGAAGAAGTTCAAGCGTCTGCTCGTCGCTCCGCTGCACCTGCGCAAGGGTCTCGTCCGCCTCATCGAGCGCGAGCGCAAGCACGCCCTCGACGGCAAGAGCTCGGGCATCCGCATCAAGGTCAACTCGATGGTCGACGAACAGATCATCGACGCGCTCTATCGCGCCAGTCGCGCCGGGGTGCCCGTGGAGATCTGGGTGCGCGGCATCTGCAGCATCCGCCCCGGCGTCGAAGGACTGAGCGAGAACATCACGGTGCGCTCCATCCTCGGCCGCTATCTCGAGCACTCGCGGATCTTCGCGTTCGACAACGACGGCGACCCGGAGACCTACATCGGCTCGGCCGACATGATGCACCGCAACCTCGATCGTCGCGTCGAGGCGCTCGTGCGCATCACGGCGCCCGCGCAGATCGCCGAGCTGAGCGAGCTGTTCTCCCTCGCGATGAGCGAGAGAACGAGTTCCTGGTGGCTCGCGGGCGACGGCACCTGGACGCGGCATTCGACCGACGCAGAGGACAAGGCGCTCGTCGACCTGCAGGACAAGACGATGTTCCAGGTGCAGCGTCGTCGGCGCTCGAGGGCGGTGCGATGA
- a CDS encoding response regulator transcription factor, with protein sequence MAQLLVLSSAGGAPALPALELLSHRVRQIPAEPAQLVNAPNADVVFVDARHDLVGAKSLCKILTTTGLDAPLVLIVTEGGLTAVSTDWGVDDVILVGAGPAEVDARIRLAVGRLSKEQVSTRIQTSGITIDESSYSAKVHGKPLDLTYKEFQLLHFFATHPSRVFTREQLLSEVWGYDYFGGTRTVDVHVRRLRAKLGDLEQLIGTVRNVGYRFNVYEEDQIPAAGERAGS encoded by the coding sequence TTGGCACAGCTTCTCGTTCTGAGTTCCGCCGGTGGCGCGCCCGCGCTCCCGGCGCTGGAGCTGTTGAGCCACCGTGTCCGCCAGATCCCCGCAGAGCCCGCACAGCTGGTCAACGCCCCCAACGCGGATGTCGTCTTCGTCGATGCCCGCCACGATCTGGTGGGCGCCAAGTCGCTGTGCAAGATCCTGACGACGACGGGACTCGACGCGCCGCTCGTGCTGATCGTCACCGAGGGCGGGCTGACCGCCGTGTCCACCGACTGGGGCGTCGACGACGTGATCCTGGTCGGAGCCGGGCCCGCCGAGGTCGATGCCCGCATCCGGCTCGCCGTCGGGCGTTTGTCGAAGGAGCAGGTCTCGACCCGCATCCAGACCTCCGGCATCACGATCGACGAGTCCTCCTACTCCGCCAAGGTGCACGGCAAGCCGCTGGATCTGACCTACAAGGAGTTCCAGCTGCTGCACTTCTTCGCGACGCATCCGTCGCGGGTGTTCACCCGCGAGCAGCTGCTCAGCGAGGTCTGGGGCTACGACTACTTCGGCGGCACGCGCACGGTCGACGTGCACGTACGGCGCCTGCGCGCCAAGCTCGGCGATCTCGAGCAGCTCATCGGCACGGTGCGCAACGTCGGCTACCGCTTCAACGTGTACGAAGAGGATCAGATCCCGGCTGCCGGGGAGCGCGCCGGATCCTGA
- the phoU gene encoding phosphate signaling complex protein PhoU, translating into MREVFQQSLDEVRVRLVEISELVTEAIEKATRAFGTSDVALAEEVIDNDSVIDDKAIELDELAIDILARQQPVASDLRTVVSALRISASLERMGDIAEHIAQLTRMRFPDRAIPKGLKGTFTKMGEIDVDVARKLTELLRTRDLDLAEQLRNEDDKLDELHVSVFEKVLSESWQGEAAATVDATLASRYHERFGDHAVSVAKKIVYLATGDWAPQSEVEPQI; encoded by the coding sequence ATGCGCGAGGTTTTCCAGCAGTCCCTCGACGAGGTCCGTGTCCGGCTCGTCGAGATCTCCGAGCTCGTCACCGAGGCCATCGAGAAGGCGACGAGGGCGTTCGGTACGAGCGACGTCGCGCTCGCCGAAGAGGTCATCGACAACGACTCCGTGATCGACGACAAGGCCATCGAGCTCGACGAACTGGCGATCGACATCCTCGCCCGGCAGCAGCCCGTCGCAAGCGACCTGCGCACGGTCGTCTCGGCCCTGCGCATCAGCGCATCGCTCGAGCGCATGGGCGACATCGCCGAGCACATCGCGCAGCTGACGCGCATGCGCTTCCCCGACCGCGCCATCCCCAAGGGCCTCAAGGGCACTTTCACGAAGATGGGCGAGATCGACGTCGACGTGGCGCGCAAGCTCACCGAGTTGCTGCGCACGCGCGACCTGGACCTCGCCGAGCAGCTGCGCAACGAGGACGACAAGCTCGACGAGTTGCATGTCAGCGTCTTCGAGAAGGTCCTCAGCGAGTCCTGGCAGGGCGAGGCGGCGGCGACCGTCGACGCGACCCTGGCCAGCCGCTACCACGAGCGCTTCGGTGACCACGCCGTCTCCGTCGCGAAGAAGATCGTCTACCTCGCGACCGGTGACTGGGCGCCGCAGTCCGAGGTCGAGCCTCAGATCTGA
- a CDS encoding NUDIX hydrolase, whose protein sequence is MTHTAVYAAGGIVWRRVEDKLKILLIHRTRYRDVTLPKGKVDPGEALVETAVREIFEETGIAVSLGLPVGVSRYTLPSRREKIVHYWSAEATDAAIRASAFVPNKEIAAIEWVSPKKALTYLSYPVDVEIVENFLRFVEDGVLETFPIVVLRHAKATPRDEWSNSDASRPLTARGRKQAEAIVGPLTSFGIRRIVSSDAVRCTETVAPLAAALGRSVKTSELISQDAWEEGRSDARTVVGKRVRSRKPAVVCSHGPVLPDILHELALATGTLRGSYLGSASALEVGGFSVVHLSRTNPGSGIAAIETHLPKV, encoded by the coding sequence ATGACGCACACCGCCGTCTATGCCGCGGGCGGAATCGTCTGGCGCCGGGTCGAGGACAAGCTGAAGATCCTCCTCATCCATCGCACCCGGTACCGCGACGTCACCCTTCCGAAGGGAAAGGTCGACCCGGGCGAGGCGCTGGTGGAGACGGCCGTGCGCGAGATCTTCGAGGAGACCGGCATCGCCGTCTCGCTCGGGCTCCCGGTCGGCGTCTCCCGCTACACGCTGCCCAGTCGGCGCGAGAAGATCGTGCACTACTGGTCGGCGGAGGCCACCGACGCCGCGATCCGCGCATCCGCGTTCGTGCCGAACAAGGAGATCGCGGCCATCGAGTGGGTGAGCCCGAAGAAGGCGCTCACCTACCTCAGCTACCCGGTCGACGTGGAGATCGTGGAGAACTTCCTCCGCTTCGTCGAGGACGGCGTGCTCGAGACGTTCCCGATCGTCGTGCTGCGCCACGCGAAGGCCACCCCGCGGGATGAGTGGTCGAACTCGGATGCGTCGCGCCCTCTCACCGCCCGCGGACGCAAGCAGGCCGAGGCGATCGTCGGACCGCTCACCTCGTTCGGCATCCGCCGAATCGTCTCATCGGATGCGGTTCGCTGCACCGAGACCGTGGCACCGCTGGCCGCCGCCCTCGGACGCTCCGTCAAGACGAGTGAGCTGATCAGCCAGGACGCGTGGGAGGAGGGCCGCTCCGACGCACGCACGGTCGTCGGCAAGCGGGTGCGCTCACGAAAGCCCGCCGTGGTGTGCAGCCACGGTCCCGTTCTGCCCGACATCCTGCACGAGCTGGCCCTCGCGACGGGCACGCTGCGGGGCTCTTATCTCGGCAGCGCCTCCGCGCTCGAGGTCGGAGGGTTCTCGGTGGTGCACCTGTCGCGCACGAACCCCGGTTCCGGAATCGCCGCGATCGAGACGCACCTGCCGAAGGTCTGA
- the ygfZ gene encoding CAF17-like 4Fe-4S cluster assembly/insertion protein YgfZ codes for MIASPAGAITDGDVLLHVGDPMREQRALVRGTAIAPRAGRAVVAVTGVDRLSWLDSITTQALAQLAPGVSTELLVLDPQGRVEHAASVLDDGETTWLIADAGDAPALATWLNRMRFRLRVEVRDASTELAVVGATDAGLALIRPVTVGETPLVWRDPWPAVAVGGAAYGPIEEHPGTQRSWNEALVDAAEAARLAQLAASGDIGFAGELAVEALRVAAWRPRFADEVDERTIPHELDWLRTAVHLDKGCYRGQETVAKVHNLGHPPRRLVSLHLDGSAESLPARGDAVTVGDTEIGRITSAARHFEDGPIALAVIKRTADTDTDVVVRTADGEVAASVTTVVPPDAGASAGVPRLPRLSRRR; via the coding sequence ATGATCGCCTCGCCCGCCGGCGCGATCACCGACGGCGATGTGCTGCTGCACGTCGGCGATCCGATGCGCGAACAGCGTGCGCTGGTGCGCGGCACGGCCATCGCGCCGCGGGCGGGTCGTGCGGTCGTCGCGGTCACGGGTGTCGACCGCCTGAGCTGGCTCGACTCGATCACCACCCAGGCGCTCGCGCAGCTGGCGCCCGGGGTGTCGACCGAGCTCCTGGTGCTCGATCCGCAGGGGCGGGTCGAGCACGCGGCATCGGTGCTGGACGACGGCGAGACGACATGGCTGATCGCGGATGCGGGTGACGCGCCGGCCCTCGCCACCTGGCTTAACCGCATGCGGTTCCGGCTGCGGGTCGAGGTCCGCGACGCCTCCACCGAGCTTGCGGTCGTGGGCGCGACCGACGCCGGGCTCGCCCTCATCCGTCCCGTGACCGTCGGGGAGACACCGCTCGTCTGGCGCGACCCGTGGCCCGCCGTCGCCGTCGGCGGCGCCGCGTACGGGCCGATCGAGGAGCACCCGGGCACCCAGCGCAGCTGGAATGAGGCGCTCGTGGACGCGGCCGAGGCAGCGCGACTGGCGCAGCTGGCCGCATCCGGCGACATCGGTTTCGCCGGCGAGCTCGCCGTCGAGGCGCTGCGCGTCGCCGCGTGGCGCCCTCGCTTCGCGGACGAGGTCGACGAACGCACGATCCCGCATGAACTCGACTGGCTCCGCACCGCCGTGCACCTCGACAAGGGCTGCTACCGCGGACAGGAGACGGTCGCCAAGGTGCACAACCTCGGCCACCCGCCGCGTCGTCTGGTCAGCCTGCACCTCGACGGCAGCGCCGAATCCCTGCCCGCACGCGGCGATGCGGTCACCGTCGGCGACACGGAGATCGGCCGCATCACCTCTGCCGCCCGCCACTTCGAGGACGGCCCGATCGCGCTGGCTGTCATCAAGCGCACGGCCGACACCGACACCGACGTCGTCGTGCGCACTGCAGACGGTGAGGTCGCCGCATCCGTCACCACCGTCGTACCGCCGGATGCGGGTGCCAGCGCTGGCGTACCGCGCTTGCCCCGACTCTCGCGCCGGCGGTGA
- a CDS encoding FABP family protein, with translation MIELPTDLPADLAPLSWLLGVWEGTGVIDYEADGHHFSGEFTHRVSFSHDGGDAVNYSATAWLGEGESRRLLVSEVGFWRVVRPQGPGDPGPGLLPAVTDAPARTADDVEALRTAEGGFEIAANIVHADGVSELYLGQIRGPRIDIATDAVIAAPGTKAYAAATRLYGLVDGHLLWAWDIAALGSELGSHASARLAKVD, from the coding sequence ATGATCGAGCTGCCCACCGATCTGCCCGCCGACCTCGCACCCCTCTCCTGGCTCCTCGGAGTCTGGGAGGGCACAGGCGTGATCGATTACGAGGCCGACGGCCACCACTTCTCGGGTGAGTTCACGCACCGGGTGAGCTTCAGCCACGACGGCGGAGATGCCGTCAACTACTCCGCGACCGCCTGGCTCGGCGAGGGCGAGTCACGGCGTCTTCTCGTCTCCGAGGTCGGTTTCTGGCGTGTCGTGCGACCGCAGGGACCCGGCGATCCCGGGCCCGGACTGCTGCCGGCCGTCACGGATGCGCCGGCGCGCACCGCTGACGACGTCGAAGCCCTGCGCACCGCCGAGGGCGGCTTCGAGATCGCCGCGAACATCGTGCACGCCGACGGCGTGAGTGAGCTCTACCTCGGTCAGATCCGCGGCCCGCGCATCGACATCGCCACCGATGCGGTGATCGCCGCGCCCGGAACGAAGGCCTACGCGGCGGCCACCCGGCTGTACGGCCTGGTCGACGGGCATCTGCTCTGGGCGTGGGACATCGCCGCCCTCGGATCCGAGCTCGGTTCGCACGCATCCGCGCGCCTCGCGAAGGTGGACTGA
- a CDS encoding sensor histidine kinase, with translation MNSSQLALLALVMGVVLGASITLLIIGAMRARARVEARNSTAVPEGVPDVLAAMDDSALVVDGSGTVRAASASAEAFGIHVDEVVPDERIRELARAVRSGGISTASLTLRRSSSPAEPRLVSARATTISPKLVLIVIRDITERERVEQMRRDFVANTSHELKTPVGAVSLLAEAIESAADDPAQVRIFAGRLSAEAQRLASLTSRVMNLSRLQSADELAEVGDVSVDSVVTAAIEAHALAAGSSGVTVVRGGTRGLYVRGDTQILTEALGNLVANAIAYSPSGSSVGIGVKQVHNSVEIAVTDRGIGISEADQQRVFERFFRSDQARSRRTGGTGLGLSIVKHAVQRHGGEVRVWSRVGRGSTFTIQLPIATPPDDLEASTPRGRRRPKKTKKTPAASTAAAPNPNGVTE, from the coding sequence ATGAACTCGTCGCAGCTCGCGCTGCTGGCCCTGGTCATGGGCGTCGTCCTCGGGGCGTCGATCACCCTCCTGATCATCGGCGCGATGCGGGCCAGGGCCCGCGTCGAGGCACGCAACTCGACGGCCGTTCCGGAGGGCGTGCCCGACGTCTTGGCCGCGATGGACGACAGTGCACTCGTGGTGGACGGCTCGGGGACGGTGCGGGCCGCATCCGCATCCGCCGAGGCTTTCGGCATCCACGTCGACGAGGTCGTGCCCGACGAGCGCATCCGCGAGCTCGCACGGGCGGTCCGCTCGGGAGGGATCAGCACCGCGAGTCTGACCCTGCGCCGTTCCTCCTCTCCTGCGGAGCCCCGTCTCGTCTCGGCGCGCGCGACGACCATCTCGCCGAAGCTGGTGCTGATCGTCATCCGTGACATCACCGAACGCGAGCGGGTCGAGCAGATGCGCCGGGATTTCGTCGCGAACACCTCGCACGAGCTGAAGACACCCGTGGGGGCGGTGAGCCTGCTCGCGGAGGCGATCGAGTCGGCCGCAGACGACCCCGCGCAGGTGCGTATCTTCGCCGGTCGCCTCAGCGCCGAGGCGCAGCGGCTCGCCTCCCTGACCTCTCGCGTGATGAACCTCTCGCGGCTGCAGTCCGCGGACGAGCTCGCCGAAGTGGGCGACGTGTCGGTGGACTCCGTCGTCACCGCCGCGATCGAGGCCCACGCGCTGGCCGCGGGCTCCTCCGGGGTGACGGTCGTCCGTGGCGGTACGCGCGGCCTCTACGTGCGCGGCGACACACAGATCCTCACCGAGGCGCTCGGCAACCTGGTCGCCAACGCGATCGCGTACTCGCCCAGCGGCTCGAGCGTCGGCATCGGGGTGAAGCAGGTGCACAACTCGGTGGAGATCGCGGTCACCGACCGGGGCATCGGCATCTCCGAGGCCGATCAGCAGCGGGTGTTCGAGCGCTTCTTCCGCTCGGATCAAGCACGCTCTCGCCGCACCGGCGGCACGGGGCTCGGGCTGTCGATCGTGAAGCACGCCGTCCAGCGCCACGGCGGTGAGGTGCGCGTCTGGTCGCGCGTCGGCCGCGGCTCGACCTTCACCATCCAGCTTCCGATCGCGACGCCTCCGGACGACCTCGAGGCATCCACCCCGCGCGGCCGTCGTCGTCCCAAGAAGACCAAGAAGACCCCCGCCGCGTCCACGGCCGCGGCGCCGAATCCGAACGGAGTCACCGAATGA